A window of candidate division TA06 bacterium contains these coding sequences:
- a CDS encoding decaprenyl-phosphate phosphoribosyltransferase, with protein MKPLFISMRPKQWSKNLFVFAGIIFSQSLLDLRLLLLSIFAFILFCLLSSSVYLFNDVMDYKEDSKHPTKSKRPIASGALSRTVALAFAAIFAVVGLVLSFLLSIEFGFAAASYAGLMFFYSLFLKKAMIVDVLAISAGFVLRAAAGAVAIDVHISSWLLICTGLLALFLGLSKRRHELVILEEEVSQHRVALSGYSPRVLDQMISVVTASTVMAYALYTVSAETVAKFGTRLLGLTIPFVLYGIFRYLYLVHIKGEGGSPERSLLHDRPLLIDIFLWVVTAGLILYLK; from the coding sequence ATGAAACCCTTGTTCATATCGATGAGACCCAAGCAATGGAGCAAAAACCTGTTCGTCTTCGCGGGTATCATCTTCTCCCAGAGCCTTCTTGACCTCCGTCTCCTTCTTCTTTCCATTTTCGCCTTCATTCTCTTCTGCCTCCTCTCCAGCTCGGTCTATCTCTTTAATGATGTGATGGACTACAAGGAAGACTCAAAGCATCCAACAAAGTCCAAAAGGCCGATAGCATCTGGCGCCTTGAGCAGGACTGTTGCATTAGCATTTGCTGCCATCTTTGCTGTTGTCGGCCTTGTATTATCATTCCTGCTTTCAATAGAATTTGGATTCGCGGCAGCCTCGTATGCTGGCCTCATGTTCTTCTATTCCCTTTTTCTGAAGAAGGCCATGATCGTCGATGTCCTTGCCATCTCCGCTGGGTTCGTACTCAGAGCCGCGGCTGGCGCAGTTGCCATAGACGTTCACATATCTTCCTGGCTGCTCATATGTACTGGTTTACTCGCTCTATTCCTGGGTCTCAGCAAGCGGAGGCATGAGTTGGTAATTCTGGAGGAAGAGGTATCCCAGCACAGAGTAGCACTCTCAGGATACAGTCCACGAGTTCTGGATCAGATGATATCTGTAGTGACTGCATCAACAGTCATGGCCTACGCGTTGTACACCGTCTCCGCGGAGACTGTTGCCAAGTTCGGCACGCGACTTTTGGGCCTCACAATCCCCTTCGTTCTCTATGGCATATTCAGATACCTTTATCTGGTTCACATAAAAGGAGAAGGGGGTTCTCCTGAACGATCTCTCCTCCACGACAGACCACTCCTCATAGACATCTTCCTTTGGGTGGTAACCGCCGGATTGATACTGTATCTCAAATGA